Within Dromaius novaehollandiae isolate bDroNov1 chromosome 8, bDroNov1.hap1, whole genome shotgun sequence, the genomic segment TAAACAGTGTCATTTGAATGTTGTTCAGTGCAGAACAGCTTTGTATGTGCTAGAACCATAATCTGCAAATGCAAGTGACTTGACTGCTGAaggtgctttttttggtttttgaaataaaagtatCAAGTAAAAGGGATAGTTGGGAGGAGTGGGGTAGGATGGACAGAAGAGCCACTGTACCATGATATAGGTGGAGCAATGAGGGCATTTCTGGCAGTTTCCAAAAGATGTCATCTGCGCTTCTGAGCTTGGTGGTGTGCTGCTAGTGGGAGGAGGCATGACCCCTCGACAGCCTGGTGTTGGGAGCGTCTTTCACTGAAGAGGAGCCCTCGCTCCAACTGTCAGCCCACAGCCTGGTAGCTTTGTGGCTTCTTACTGTGTTATGGGAACTAAGTTGTAGCAAAGACTGCAGAGCTAGCAGTGTCCAGAGCCTGAGCAAGAAGGGTGGCTGCAGCTACAGCGTTCATAGCTCTgggggctctgcctgccctgtTACTGTGTGCACAGAAGTCACTACCTGGGGGCAGCTGTTAATGTCCAGGGGAAACTGGGCCAGACGGTGGAAGCGCTGAAGGCTTGCATTCAACACAGGCAATGAAGGCGTGTTAAGTTGCTTTCTGTGTTAGTTTAATTGCAGTTTAGACTAGGTATTTAAAACATGCCTGGATCTTCATTTGGATCTAGCCATttcctgaatgatttttttgttagtGTTAAAGCTAGAGATCTCTAGGCAATGGCGTCCTGTGAAATAGTCGTTTGTTTTAAGACTTGTGGGTAAAGGTTTATTTTCTTAAAGGCACTCAGAaaagaaagcttcattttctgcttaaagaACAAGATAGTTGTGGTTTCTGTGTGGGTTTTGGTTTACAGATCGTTCCTGTGTAAGGGGTGAAAGGGACGATACTGGAGCAATACCCCAGGGAGGGGGTGGCTGCTGTCACCCCCTGCCCTGACAGGCAGCCTGGGAAGGAGAATCCTGATTCACGCTGGCCACATGTTAATAGTCGCAGGCTTGTTCTGCTCATCGCAGGAGGACTGCTCCCCCAAACAAGAGGAGACTACTTTCCTTTCAACTCTCCAAAGAAGGTATGTTCAGAGTTAATTATTTATGCAGACTAAAAAAGATAATGAATGGGAATACACTAAACTACCGCTAAAAGACTGGTTTTCTGTACGTCCCCTTGTGATTGCAAGTTCTTTTCTGAAGTTACCTGTGGAGAAAACATGACAAATCACTTCAAGAGACAGCAAAACCATGTTTGGGACACAATTTACAAATTACTCTATTTAAAACTTTAATTTGTGATATTAATGACTGCAAAACACTTAGAATGACATTGTTAAAGGCACGTTTCATTTTAATGCATAGTGTACCATTCTAAAATATCCTAATTTCCTTACAAAGTGCTTGAGCAGCCACATACAGATAAAGTAtagcaaaatatatttacaatCTAGAGTTTAAAATCTTAATCTGCCTAAAAATAAACTACAGAGATAAAATTAGTGCTTTATTTCAGCTTAACTGGGTGAACATACCCTGCCCTCTAATTTTTTTAGTGATTtacttagatttaaaaaaaaattctgtacagGATGTAGTTACAAAAAGGTATTTCTCAGGGTGTTTTCATAAATGCTAAGAAGCACCCTGTTAGATGCTCATATATATATTTGGGAACCAAAAAAGGGTAAGCTGACTGTACCTCAAAAGTATTTAGTGTTTAGTTTCAGCTAGAAACAGGAACCTAATTTCTTACTAATTAGTATGTTGAAACAAGTAGTGCTGAAGCATTTACTCACTCAGCCAAACATGATTGATAGAGTTTTGGTAAAGATGCCTTGCCTGGTCAGGGACAGGAGAAGCCTTATTTAAAACTATTAACCCATTTTTTGCCCTCAGCCTCCTCCCTACTTGACCCTGCAGGTCTGTCCAACTTTGTGATTTTAAATGAACACCTTAATGGTGCATGCTCAGCTTAAACAatgatttgtttcttctttgaatGATAAGTTTTGAATTCATTTTTGAGTGCTGACTCTCACTGTCTTAGCCCATGAACAGAAACTCTTGGTTAGGAAGAACCTGTGAGATCAAATACACAATCAGCTCTGAATGTTGCTAGAGCTACGGAAAACATTGGAAATTTATTTTCCAAGAATTAGTGCTTGCCCACAGAACACCAGGTGCTAAAAATAGGTCTTGGTTTACAAGTACACACAGTGTCTGGTCTAAATTATTTTTCAACTTTTGAGGTACAGCTCTTAGCGTTAAGAGGTTTATAAAATATACACtgttttatcaaaaatatttatacattctGTTACAACATATTGCTTTTATACCCTCAGTAACTGCCAATCTGTTGTGGAAGTCAGTGGCCTAACATGTGCACAGATATTGTTTCTCCCATTAGAGTTCTGTGTTGTTCACGTGACCACTGTGCAAAGTTAATGAAGTGGTATAATTAAATTACTTGCCTGGACATAAGAATACATTACAGCTTCCAAATATACATGTTCACAGCATGTATACATTGAAAATCCTTATGTTTTCTAAAAATGATATGATATTGTACAGCAGATACAGGATGATCAAGGTGGTTAAATACAGAATGGTTAACTTATCTGTCCGCGGTGGGTGGAAAAGGCATGACGTTCAGGAGTCTAGAGGTGGATGGACTTGGGGAATGCATATTCTTTGCTCCTTGTGGTTAAGACTGAGCAGACATCTTTGTCACATTCTTCATCTCAACCAGGGTTTCCTAAGCCATGCTTAAAACACTTAAAGGCAAAACTGTTTGGCAACTGGCTTTGGTAGACTTCCTGGATctttctgggtttttcttttgttttttaatggaagcACTTACAATGTTATCTCAAAAGCAAGGCATTTAACATTTCCTAATAAATACCAAAGAAAATTTACAAAACAAGGCATCTGTTCTTGTTTACCATTCTTTTAAGAACACAAGATGAAGGTATACATAAAAATGTGTAGTTTTATAGACTGCACAATATTTATTGGACATCATTTGCCTTCTCCAGATAGAACCATGTTCTGTGTGACTATCACCAGTATCCCAAACTTCCATTTTAATGTGGCTGAGTAGAGTTAAATGATTACCTAGCTCAAAGTCTGCTTTTCCCACTTAAGGCAGGTATTAAAAAAGGTATCTGCTGTAGAAGATTAAGAGAAACAGTACAGATCCAAGTGTGCCCATGTGTGGGAGCTTTATATGGCCTGGATTCATCAACTCAGCTTAGGAACTCCATAGAACTACTTTCCAGTgctcagataaaaaaaaatatacaaagagGCCACTCTTCACAAGAGTGTTAAAACAGTACTTAAAATGATCttcatgtaatttaaaaacagaagctaCAGGTGGCACAGAGAGCAATTGAAGGGTTGGTATTCTTCTGAGAGGCATTCTTGTGAGCCAGTCAGCTAGGATTTCACAGTGTCTAGAAGTTAACACCAATCAGCAATGTAATCAAAATCTCTGAACATTTCCTGCTCTTCTTCTGAAAGTATCCTTGGTTCCCGGGGTGGAGTGAGGATAGGTGCTTCAGAGGTAAATTCATCATCAAAATTACTGACATCTTCTCTTCCTCTAATGGTGGGTACAAAAGGAGGTTTCACTTTCTTGGCCAGTAAAGCATTCCAATCTATTAGCTGTAAAATAAATCAACTGGTTTAGTTTCCTGTCTGTTCTTTAATGACCTTAGAAACAATATTAGCTTGTACGCACCCGGAAGAAGTGGTGCTTTTTCACATCCTCAGCATCTTTCTCTCCAGCTCCAAGACGCCGCTCTGGATTTCTTCGTAGGAGCTGACAAAACATGGGAGATTTTAGCACAAAAATTCAAGGGTGTGTGGAGGAGTTAGGAGGGGATAAGTGCTACTGTATAAAAGAGCCAACATCAAGATTAGATGGACAGTGGAAGTAGCATTTGTACTGCCTGACCCATGGAAAATTCTTGgtctgcagagaaagaaagggaaaggtaAACTCTAAATGTACGTAGGCATAGAGAGAATGGTGCTCTTCAGAGATGCCTGAATCACTTGGCAAGATGCAACAAGCAGCTCAGCTATGAGCACAGTGCAGGCTAATGTACCTCACTGTGCAGATGCGCTCTGCCAGGCCTCTCAGCACTTAAGGCAAGTTGTGACACTAGTGTTcaccacagaattttttttttggtggagggGATACAGAATTTGCATAAACTAGTATTTCTCCTGTGCCCAGCTCTTTCACAGCAGTTGAGTTGTCAGAGAAGGCTGGATTGTGCTTTACACTTGGTCAAACAGATGGTTTTCTGGCTACCATAAGAGGTCAGATGCTTCCACCTCTGGATCATGCTGTTCTGATCGGAGCACCATTCCAGGCAGAGTGCCTAGCATCAGGCTGAGTTGATACATTGATAATACAGCCATCTAAAATAAGTGTCTACTATATTAGATAACTTGgtattaaaattaaaacagaatccATATCTAAATAGGATCAATCAAGTAGATAAATGCAGTAACTTTGTGTAGATTTAAATAGTTTCCCTTGTGGCTCATTATAGTATATGTTCTGTCATGTAAAATCAAATATATAAAGTATCAAGAACACTGCAACACCCAATAGGAGTAACACATCTGatagtttccttcctttttgctcaTATAGGTGATAGTAAAAATATCTTGTCCTTCAAGAGGCCAAGATCAAATCCAGACTCAATCATGTCTTGTTTTTCCTAGAATGAACTTAGGGTAATGTTTGAGATGCCTGGTCACATCAGAGTTGAGGCCATACTCTGTGTGtggtttctccccccccccccccccaaatagacTCTGAAGTTCCAGAGTAAGCATCTGGTATAAATGCACAATGTTTCAGACTGCATAAGACACTCCAGTTTAGATGGGAACAGTGCACACAAGCTACAGCTTCATAAACTGTGCAAGGACAGTGTACACATTCTGGGTGCCATGTAGCAATTTTGTCCCCTGTGGAACCTGTCATTGTAGTTTTCACAGTATCATCTTTCCCAGATACTGCATTaaaacttctttccttcctcctctggaCAGACTCTCCTTCTGGGGCAAACAACTCAAGCTGTAGAATATATTACCTAAATACTTGCTTTATGTCAGTAACTTCTGTGACATGCATGCAGCTGCACTTTGCTGAATTAGGTACTAGACTTACAGTGTCAGACACTTGAGTGCAGAGGCTGCTTCCCCAGGCTTTGAATAACCTCCAGTAGATGCCTTTATATCAACTGAGGTCATCTAAAGGTGTCTGAAGTTAGAGGCATTACTGAGGAACAGCATTAATAACACTTGATCATAATGTCAGCTGTTCTTTGCCAAGAGTGGGACTGTAGATGCCATGTCTATGGTGTTCCTTGCCCCAGTTGGAATAAAACCAAAAAGATTTAGAAGTCTTTGAATTCAAATGTTCATGTGACAATATTAATCTACCAGATAGGTCAATGCACCAGTGTTCTGCCAAAAAAGAAACCTGAACTTCTCTAGTTAGAGTGAGCTAGGAAAGAACATAGGAAAAATAAGTTCAGGGAGAAAACAAGAGTTTTAGTGTTatatgtttcagaaagaaaaacttgCTCCTGGATAACTAAATAAAAAGGCACTgacagaatttttcatttaaggCCACAAATGAAGCAAGTCTgaaatttaatgtaaaaaaagATGTCAAATATAGGTTCTTAACTATCTTATTCCTCACAAAAGTAATTAATCTCTTTAatgcaggagaagaaaagcaggataAGAGGAATATTCTAGTAGTTTTATTATATTCTTACCCTTCTCATTATAGAGATGGCTTCTGTAGACAAAAATCGTGGATATCTTACTTCATCATTTACAATACTGTCAAATACCTCCTCTTCATCATCTCCAGGGAAGGGGGACTGTAATGATGGTAAtcagaaaaatatcattaaacAGGCTTAAAAATCACTTAACTGAAAGCAACTTATATTCAGCTGCCAGTTTGGTATTAAGACACTAAAAATTTATCTTTCCCAGAAAGGAACATTAGTTTTCCCATAACAAGGGAGAGACATGTAAGAAAGACAAGTTGATATCATCCCTTAGTTTTTTACTATATGATTTTGGGTGCCTGGTCAAGCCCGACTTGTTTTTGTAATGTTTGGTGTATGTTACAACTCAAGCTTTCAGCTGAGCTGTAGTCCACATATTACAAGCTTCCCCCCTGCCCTTTATTTCATTCCTTTTCACGTTAAAAAAAGCAGGCTGTTGAATGatttccccctccttcctccccaaaaGAAGGGAGGGCTGAGCAAACTACTATTTTTCCAGGATTTTAAGTACGCAAGCCTTTGCCACGCTACCTGGGAGACCTTGTAACAAAATGGACCAGAAGACAATATGTGCAACAGTAAATAACTATTCAATAATAAATTATTTACATTAGCTCTTTACATGGAATTAGGACGTTCTGTTTTAGTGCATGCATAACTCAAACAGTAAATAACATTGCATTTGGCATAACCTTACACAACTGTCCAGTTCTGTATATTAAGGTATATTCAAACTAGATAAAGATTTGATTTTCTCCCCCAAAACATTTGAAAGCAGAAGATTTCTATAGTTGTGTTCAGTCCAAAGAGACTTAGAGAGGCATTCAACTATGAACATAACTGATTAGGTAATTGAAATGAGTTGTTAGGattgctgtgccctgtgtgctgtTTTGTTGCTTAAAGACTCCGATATCAACGTTCCATTACCATAATGCCCCTTAAAACATAATTATGTACTTAAAACAAAAGTCCAGAGCTTAAGGTTTGCACTAGCTATAACTCATTCACTTCCACAGCAGTTGACGACTCAAGCCCATGACTTGATTCATCAATATCTATAGCATTTCAGTAGCTAGTATCATGAGTAGCTGCTCACAGtgtttttaagccttttttttcctcaatgaaCTTGAAGATGTTCACTGTAAGACTAGGTATGCCTGCACATACACTACTATTGCTGCTATAACCATGACATGTAGAAAACATTAAATGTCGACAGATTGATATTTTAAGTATTGCAACCTTTTTACACACATCTGTCTTGTGTTTGCATTGAGTCTTACTAGAACTTACCTCACCCACTAGCATCTCATAGATAAGTACACCAAGACCCCACCAGTCTACCGCTCTTGTATAGGAAGTTTCCGTCAGCACCTCCGGAGCAAGAAATTCTGGTGTGCCACAAAATGTGCTTGTTCTGTCTCCATATCCCATTCCTGAAAAGTTACAGTTAATGAGAAGCATGCAGTATCCTCTGCCACTCCACAGCTTATTCCCTCAGCAAGTGAAACTTCTCTCTAAAGCAACTTCAGCGTGATGCTGCAGTTCCAAGGTCAGTCTTGAAGACTCAGTCTAATAAGCAGGTAAAACATTCTTCTGCTCTTCACTCCCCCCACCCATTCCATGTGCTTCAGTGTAAGCTTTTCTAGCCTTAGCTATATGCAATGAGCCAAATTAAGCCTCCAGTTACAGCTTTGTCGCCATGTCATCTTTGTTGTCTTTGGAAAGATACAAACTGAATCTTACATTATGTTTCTTCAAGCTAGTAGAGGAAAACCTGGTACATTAGTCTGGTCAAACATGCCTATTATGGATGCTTCTGTATTAGCAAAACTACATATAGCAATGGTGTAGCAGAACAACTTTTCACGAACAAAATAAGCCCTGTACAGGCTTGGAAGAGGGGCACAATAACAAACATAGCACCACAAAGACAGACGCAACACTGACCCCACAGAGCTGCAGTGCTGTGGAAAACAAAACTATTGTAGTAGTCAATAAATCAAAGAACAAACTTTCCTTGTCCTTGTTTCCTTTCATCACGTATGGAACTTTCTGTAGGTAAAGTCACATTACTGCTATCTTTTTTATATCCTAGGGCAAGTCATGCTTGACCTCCTACACAAGTTTACTAAAGTCTTTTCCATTAGGCTAGAAGTAATAGATTTGGAGGACAGATTATGCAAACTGGCGAAGAAGGAAATAGACCTTGTAAGATCTTCCCTTCTTGTGGGGTTTCCAAAAAGCACTTCCCCAACTTAGACAAAAGATCTGCAATTACTGCTGTTACATCTATTTTATGTCTTATTTGAAAGATAGTTGCCAGCAGCTAGATGCTAGAAAGTATTTGGGGAGAAGCTTTAGGGAGAAGTTTCTCTACTTTAGCTATAAAATATTATTAAGTATTGATTATTAGTATTTAGTGTGTTCTTTCCATATGCTTAGAGTTGCAGCTATTTAGGAATTAGAAAATAGATAATGAATTTGCAAAAATGTAAGAGGTATGGAATGGTGTTCGATTTCACTATACAGTGTCAACATGTTTAGAACAAGAAGAAACACTCTTAATGCATTTGCTTTAGTTTGTAAAAGCAGCAGGGTGCCTCATAAATAAGCAGAGATGACATGAAGTAACAGTCAGAGTAGGTGTTCCTCACAGCTAAAAAAGTGGGCTATGCCCAGATGCTCTTGGCATTTCCCTACCAAGGAACTTTTGACAATCTCTATATGTATACAAAGCCAGAGATGTACTATTTCCTTCAAATGATATGGGGTAAATATACACTAAAGATTCTTGAACTGCCAAATATATAAAGAGAAAACAGTCAAAAGCATGTAAGACAATTgaattccactggaaaaaaagtcattaaaaaaagctGTTACCTTCTTTGCAAAGACCAAAGTCAGCAATTTTCACAAAGCCTTCTGTGTCCAGCAACAAGTTATCCAACTTCAAATCTCTAAATGAACATTTGAGAATAAAATTGCATTACTGATATTCCTTGACTGCTATTCAGAACATTTGAAATGCAGCTGTTGGAAGCATCTTTACTTACTACTTATGTACTTTTTATACTTAATTAATATACCTTTACTTACCTATACACTATTTTGTGTTCATGTAAATACTGAAGTCCAAGAACCACACATGCAGCATAGAACCTGTTCAAGAAAAGTTAAAGTTCCAGTGATTTCAGTCCTGCTTTTCAAAACATGAGGTTCATCATTATTTGCCTTTTTAGATACAGAATAATTTTATACAACTCaagaattttaaaactatttggCAAAATGTTCAAACAAAACCTGTAGTTCAAGGTAGTATGTTCTCTTGGCCTGAAGGAGACATTTTCTGTAGTGCCCACTGCCATAGTACTGAAGAATTTCTGACttggttattttaatttttagtttggCTTTTACATGTaatcttcctccccccccccccaaaaaaaaaaaagtactacaaaacattaaatatttgtatatCCCATATTTGCATGGAACTTAGATTGAGGCACATTAAGCTTGCACATAGATTTTTCtaacaaaaatcagttttaatcTCTGGTCCTTTTTAAAACTGAGGTAGTACTTTCTGAAATGATTTAATATAGAGGCATGTAGTACTAAAGATTTTAGTTCTCATCCACTGAAACACAAAAGAACCTTTCACTTAACACCACAAAAGGAGTGGATACTTACACTGCTCTTGGTTCAGAGAAGACATCAGTATGAATGTGCATCATCAGGTCCCCACCAGCAGCATATTCCATTACAAAGCAAACATGATCTTTAGTTTGGAAACAAGCAAAAAGGTTCACCAAGAAGGGATGCCTTACACTATTCACAGTTTCAAAAATTCGCTTTTCACACATCAAGCTGCAAACAGAGAATTAGTAAAATTTAATGACGAATCCTGAGCCAAATTTTCAATTTGTAAAAAAAATGTTTGGTAGTTAAGATGTTATGCTTTTCCCTCTGTTCATgaggataaattaaaaaaaaaaaaaaaaaaaaaaagaaaaggagagaacaaAACTTGGTCTTTAAGacagtgcttttaaaaatctacaCACATTAAGTTGATGCTAGCATCTCCAAGAAGTTGCATCTGGCTTTCCCAACTGAAAAAGGAAACCTAGCAGTCCACGAACATTGAATCCTGTCCCTACTCCATTCAAATACTCACTTACACCAAGTATACATCAATATTATGTGACATCAGTGTCaagccattttttaaaagttttaatcaTGTACAATATACAAAAAGTGGGAAAAGAGTAGTAATACTGTAGACATTTGTTTATAATCATTCCTGATTATTTCTCCTTGCCACTTGGTTGATGTGTAGcttatttttaattcagttacCTTTCTTCCTGCATGTCAAATGAATTAGGCACTATTAAGCAGTTGTAAAAACAACTTCTTGCACTAAAATTAGACAATTTGGTAACTGCAATTTTACTTCCCGAACAGTCTTTGTTCTTTGGCAAAAAGGTTGAACAAAACGTTGGAACATACACAAAACGAAAAGGGAAAATATAATGGACAAAGTATGACAGTATATAACAGGTTGGGAAATACCACCCATTTCTGCCAGTAAATAAAACAGTCACTGTCCTGCAAGAATGTGTTGGAAGTTTATAAAACATAAGTAAATAGAAGAAATGATTTTAACAATCTCAGTGATGAACAGGGTCAGCTTAAATCAGAGCTAGAGCACAGGCATGGCAAGAGGGGCACTGTAGCACTTAACTAAACTAGGTCATTGTAGGTTAGGAATTCAACACCACTTACTAAAATTAGTCAGAAGTCTTCAGTTCATGTTTTTAATTCAGAGGAGAACAAAAAAACTTCACATTTTTTCAAATAAGTCTAAAGTTTGCAGAGCCAAGCAAATTATGGCTTGTTTGAGCTGCTTGTAAGCTGTCATTTCTTAATTAGATCACCTTTACTAAATGTGATGGAGGAATCGGGACATTAGCTGTACTTCTCCCTGTACTGCATTTTAGTTAAGTCAGATTCCCAAGCTCCAAAGGGAGGAGCTCTTATATAGGAACAGTGTCATGGAATCGAGGTTATAATTTCTGTAACGCTATCACTCTGAAGCCTGACCAACAACAGGTTTAGCAAAGCAATCCAAAGCAAAACAATCCCTCATTGTTCTTCTAAAGGAAAAATGACATTAAATTATTTCCCAGTGTTCAGAACAACCAATTCATGTAAGTGCTGAATTTCCTGAACCCATCAATAAAAAGGCTTACACTGATACAAAAATACTCAATTCCAGCATACAGGTATAATGGAAATATAGTGTAGAGCAGTAGTAATGTTTCATACTGTATACAGTACAAATTTCTAAGTTATTTAAGCTTGCACTAAAAATATACTGCACAAAGTGTTCTTTCTTTAAGAATAAGTGAAAAGTTTCCATAATTTGTATATTAGTTACCTACTTAAAAATAATCTATGAACACTTGTTTTCCATTTCCTATTCACTACTTCCTATGCAGTAATAGTACATACTTAACATATTAAAAAACTGACCTGTCTACTTCATCACGAGCAACAATATCTCCTTTCTTTAAGGCTTTAATAGCAAACATCTCATTTGTGTTTTTGTACTCTGCCAGCAGCACCTAAAACAGAGAATAAGTAAGTGATTTGAGTTATGTGCAGTTTTTGAACAAATTCGTAGTTAGAAAATTACCTTTCCAAAGTGTCCTCTGCCTAGTACAGCACAACATCTGAAATCCTTCAGACTAAATTGAAATCTTTGTTGTGTTCTgtgtaaataaagaaataattttaaactcAAGTTCGTTAACTTTGAGAAACATCATTAATAGCAACAAAACCACTGCATTTTTACCTTCTATCTTCAGGCTCTCGGATATTGGTGTATTTTATGTCTGAATGTGGAATATCAGACTCACAGATTATTTCAGGCTGGAGTTTTGGGACAATACTATTTCTGTCATTCTCAAAATCAAGAGTTGTTACTTCATCCTGTGAAGAAACAGAAGTCTGaagatttaaaacaaagattGCTAAAGCAATTGAGTGCAAAAATTTTTACTGTAAGCATGTGAAGTTCTTAGCACAAGCACTGACTAAACTAGAAATGGTATACGTTAAGTTTAGGCGGATAAGCAAGCTTTTAACAGGCTCTGATGACATCTATTCCCCCAGTCattcagctcttaaaaaaaaaaaaaaaaaaaaaaaaaaaagtttttccttaatAGACTACTGTGTGATTTTAGGCTTTTATATTTTCTAGGATAGAAACAAGCAGTGACAGGAAAAGTTAAATACATCAACCACAGAAAAGGTTTGCTACTGAACATAATCATGGCATTCTTTTGAGACAATTCTGTATGTGTAAGTTATGAAAGCATACTCTAAAACATAAAGGAAGAAATCCATCATAAACATACAAATATTACATCCTTATTAAAATATGTAACCCGAAATTCTTAAAGTATCTTGCCTGAGCTGATGTATCAGAAACCTTTATCTCAGAGGAAGGTTCACATATTTCCCCAAGGGAAGACGCACGGGGTGGAGCAGGTGGAGGCTCAGGCTCAAGTTCAAAGTCCAATTTGGCTACAGGAGAGTCACtggcaagaaaataaataattcttcAGTGCACGGCAGAAATGGTTTTGATAATctgctttaggaaaagaaaatctatttaacACGCAGTTTtgactgtgtgtgcatgcacatgtacacatatatataaaatggatATCCAAAATTAAAACATTAGGGTCTTAAATTCTGTAGAATAAAGAGATTTTATGTGTATGTTAGCATGTAAATATTTTACCATTACTTTTGCTCTTAAAAGTACTTAAAAATTATAGATGTCACCAACCTGGCTGGCAGTGCTAGTTCAGGAACACGTGCATCAACCGCTGGCACTGTAGCAGGTACTGGTGCTTGAGGGCTGAAGGTGCCAGAGTGATTTACTGTAGGAATAGCTCTTCTCACCAGCCTTCCCCAAGTGGCAATATTAATATTCATTTGAGGAGCTCTGAGAAATGTTTTGCCTGTGGAtattgtgaaaaaagaaaatacagtacaaGTAATTTCCTTATTACCAAaagctataattaaaaaaaaatatatatattcataggTTCATAGTTTATGAAGAACAAACTGAATTTGTCATATTTCTTAGCATTTCTTAATTATTCACCATTAAATGCTAATGCATAATAAAGAAttctaaaacaaaacacttctaaaTGCAGTGCCAAAAATTTAATTATCAACAACTTTATACACAGACAAACATTAGGACTCCGTATAAAAATgctgcaagtcttttttttttttttttaactatattttacatatttatattaaacAATCACCTTGCTGCTTTGAAAaaattttcttctgtctctggAGTTTTGGTCTTCTTTCAATAACTGGATTAAAAAATGTAACCTGCAGTTCAAATAATGAGTGTGTTATAATTGAAGTTTCAGAACAAAATGCATTCTTAGAAGTTCAAGAAAAACTTCTTAAACTATTCTGCAATATAATACATGTCAACACGCTTAACCGTTTCTCTAAGGAAATATTCTTACCTCTGCAAACAGAGTGCCCTGGGGTTCAAGATAGAGGCACATGCCATGCCGTTGGTTATCCAAGAAGTCTTCCAACCTCAGAAACTTTACTGCACACAGAGATCTCCAGTCACGCCAATAAACTGAAATTTCTAATTCACGTGACTAAGACAGTAAACATATACACAGGAAATTACTTATTAATAACTGTTCTTCAAGAGTTATCTCTATACAGTCTTAAGATCTAACACCTCAAGCTAGAAGATGCAgagctgttattttaaaaaggtGCCAGTGCTAACTGGCCATAACAAACACGCTTTCACTAGGATGACAGCAGCATTTCGCCTCA encodes:
- the PKN2 gene encoding serine/threonine-protein kinase N2 isoform X1, producing the protein MASNAAEREILFTELQGDARSLLVSENVSTGQKLDFSDTMVQQKLDEIKDQIKREIRKELKIKEGAENLRKVTTDKKNLAYVDNILKKSNKKLEDLHHKLQELNAHIVVTDPEDVTDCPRTPDTPNSDPRFSTNNRLMALKKQLDIELKVKQGAENMIQMYSNGSSKDRKLLATAQQMLQDSKTKIEVIRMQILQAVQTNELAFDNAKPVISPLELRMEELRHHFRIEYAVAEGAKNVMKLLGSGKVTDRKALSEAQARFNESSQKLDLLKYSLEQRLNELPKNHPKSSIIIEELSLVSSPTLSPRQSVISTQNQYSTLSKPAALTGTLEVRLMGCQDILENVPGRSKATSIMLPGWSPNEARSSFMSRTSKSKSGSSRNLLKTDDLSNEVCAVLKLDNTVVGQTSWKPISNQSWDQKFTLELDRSRELEISVYWRDWRSLCAVKFLRLEDFLDNQRHGMCLYLEPQGTLFAEVTFFNPVIERRPKLQRQKKIFSKQQGKTFLRAPQMNINIATWGRLVRRAIPTVNHSGTFSPQAPVPATVPAVDARVPELALPASDSPVAKLDFELEPEPPPAPPRASSLGEICEPSSEIKVSDTSAQTSVSSQDEVTTLDFENDRNSIVPKLQPEIICESDIPHSDIKYTNIREPEDRRTQQRFQFSLKDFRCCAVLGRGHFGKVLLAEYKNTNEMFAIKALKKGDIVARDEVDSLMCEKRIFETVNSVRHPFLVNLFACFQTKDHVCFVMEYAAGGDLMMHIHTDVFSEPRAVFYAACVVLGLQYLHEHKIVYRDLKLDNLLLDTEGFVKIADFGLCKEGMGYGDRTSTFCGTPEFLAPEVLTETSYTRAVDWWGLGVLIYEMLVGESPFPGDDEEEVFDSIVNDEVRYPRFLSTEAISIMRRLLRRNPERRLGAGEKDAEDVKKHHFFRLIDWNALLAKKVKPPFVPTIRGREDVSNFDDEFTSEAPILTPPREPRILSEEEQEMFRDFDYIADWC
- the PKN2 gene encoding serine/threonine-protein kinase N2 isoform X2, which encodes MASNAAEREILFTELQGDARSLLVSENVSTGQKLDFSDTMVQQKLDEIKDQIKREIRKELKIKEGAENLRKVTTDKKNLAYVDNILKKSNKKLEDLHHKLQELNAHIVVTDPEDVTDCPRTPDTPNSDPRFSTNNRLMALKKQLDIELKVKQGAENMIQMYSNGSSKDRKLLATAQQMLQDSKTKIEVIRMQILQAVQTNELAFDNAKPVISPLELRMEELRHHFRIEYAVAEGAKNVMKLLGSGKVTDRKALSEAQARFNESSQKLDLLKYSLEQRLNELPKNHPKSSIIIEELSLVSSPTLSPRQSVISTQNQYSTLSKPAALTGTLEVRLMGCQDILENVPGRSKATSIMLPGWSPNEARSSFMSRTSKSKSGSSRNLLKTDDLSNEVCAVLKLDNTVVGQTSWKPISNQSWDQKFTLELDRSRELEISVYWRDWRSLCAVKFLRLEDFLDNQRHGMCLYLEPQGTLFAEVTFFNPVIERRPKLQRQKKIFSKQQGKTFLRAPQMNINIATWGRLVRRAIPTVNHSGTFSPQAPVPATVPAVDARVPELALPASDSPVAKLDFELEPEPPPAPPRASSLGEICEPSSEIKVSDTSAQDEVTTLDFENDRNSIVPKLQPEIICESDIPHSDIKYTNIREPEDRRTQQRFQFSLKDFRCCAVLGRGHFGKVLLAEYKNTNEMFAIKALKKGDIVARDEVDSLMCEKRIFETVNSVRHPFLVNLFACFQTKDHVCFVMEYAAGGDLMMHIHTDVFSEPRAVFYAACVVLGLQYLHEHKIVYRDLKLDNLLLDTEGFVKIADFGLCKEGMGYGDRTSTFCGTPEFLAPEVLTETSYTRAVDWWGLGVLIYEMLVGESPFPGDDEEEVFDSIVNDEVRYPRFLSTEAISIMRRLLRRNPERRLGAGEKDAEDVKKHHFFRLIDWNALLAKKVKPPFVPTIRGREDVSNFDDEFTSEAPILTPPREPRILSEEEQEMFRDFDYIADWC